A single region of the Pelobates fuscus isolate aPelFus1 chromosome 4, aPelFus1.pri, whole genome shotgun sequence genome encodes:
- the NRSN1 gene encoding neurensin-1: MSACADICGSKQSQNTPEGGYHRYGVRSYLHQFYEDCTASIWEYDDDFQIQRSPSRWSSAFWKVGLILGIILMLTGLAVLAAGFLVPPKIEAFGEDDFVVVDSHAIQFNGALDICKLSGAILFCIGGTTMAACLLLSAFAKSYSKEEKYLQQKFKERIADLKAHVHPVTKAPTPGESKIPVTLSKVQNVQPLSET, translated from the exons ATGAGTGCGTGTGCTGACATCTGTGGGTCCAAGCAGTCTCAGAACACCCCTGAAGGTGGATATCATCGCTATGGAGTTCGGTCCTATCTACACCAGTTTTATGAGGACTGCACAGCTTCCATCTGGGAATATGACGATGATTTTCAGATCCAGAGATCACCTAGTAGGTGGAGCTCTGCTTTCTGGAAG GTCGGACTCATATTAGGCATCATCCTCATGCTGACAGGTCTAGCAGTCCTTGCGGCTGGCTTCCTGGTACCTCCGAAAATCGAGGCTTTTGGAGAAGATGATTTTGTTGTTGTGGATAGCCATGCCATTCAGTTTAATGGAGCACTTGATATCTGTAAGTTATCTGGTGCTATTTTGTTCTGTATCGGAGGAACTACCATGGCGGCATGTCTCTTATTGTCTGCTTTTGCAAAGAGTTACTCCAAAGAAGAAAAATACCTTCAACAAAAATTTAAAGAGAGGATAGCAGACCTAAAAGCTCACGTCCACCCTGTGACAAAGGCCCCAACACCTGGAGAATCAAAGATACCGGTCACGCTGTCTAAAGTTCAGAATGTTCAGCCTTTATCTGAAACTTGA